A region from the Saccharomonospora azurea NA-128 genome encodes:
- a CDS encoding neutral/alkaline ceramidase, producing the protein MRGNAGGRRAARLGALATATALVATLAGTTPGHAGPQSDPVTGVQTSASSGQGYLVGRGVADATGEIAEVGMMGYGRLDQQAEGLHTRLRARSFVIVDQATDARVLLVVVDSPMIFSSVHQEVLDRLADEYGDLYDEQNVLLTATHTHSGPGGYAHHLLYNITTLGFHSKTFDAIADGILDSVRRAHDDLAPSTLRLTHAELTDASANRSHEAFGRNPEDERAFFPDAIDPQTTLLRVERQGEPVGAINWFPTHNTSMSGDNRLISADNKGYAAYHWERRVEGVDYLDDATPDFVAAFAQTNAGDMSPNLDLTPSPTPEDRHRTAEIGLRQYRAAAGQLDRPGTPLRGGLDAATVYIDLSDVTVRPEFTSDGREHRTCDPAVGAAMAAGSTEDGPAFPLFAEGDNPLLDAVSDTILYEVSPALRDCQAPKAVAVPIGAMNDLYPWVTERVPVQLVRIGSLHLIAIPGEVTISAGLRLRQTVAEATGADVRDVLVAGYSNGYAHYVTTPEEYDAQHYEGGSTLFGRWELDALRQTAHELATALRDGTEVPVGTAPPDLSDRQLTLQPGVILDTPVLGTGFGDVLTQPRSLYLPGERATAVFSGAHPGNDLHRGSTYVEVQRWHDGEWQRVADDGDWSTTLEWARRGISASTVTVSWDVPADAPDGTYRIRYHGDAKELSGTVRAFTGTSAQFRVATSGHLGH; encoded by the coding sequence ATGCGCGGCAACGCCGGCGGACGACGCGCCGCCCGGCTCGGCGCACTCGCCACCGCGACGGCGCTCGTCGCGACGCTGGCCGGCACCACGCCGGGACACGCCGGGCCTCAGTCCGACCCGGTCACCGGAGTGCAAACGTCGGCGTCGTCCGGGCAGGGCTACCTCGTCGGGCGGGGCGTCGCCGACGCCACCGGCGAGATCGCCGAGGTCGGCATGATGGGCTACGGCCGCCTCGACCAGCAGGCCGAGGGCCTGCACACGCGGCTGCGAGCCCGCTCGTTCGTCATCGTCGACCAGGCGACGGACGCCCGTGTCCTGCTGGTGGTCGTCGACTCGCCGATGATCTTCTCCAGCGTGCACCAGGAGGTGCTCGACCGGCTCGCCGACGAGTACGGCGACCTCTACGACGAACAGAACGTGCTGCTCACCGCCACCCACACGCACTCGGGACCCGGCGGCTACGCACACCACCTGCTCTACAACATCACCACGCTCGGCTTCCACTCCAAGACGTTCGACGCGATCGCCGACGGCATCCTCGACTCGGTGCGCCGCGCGCACGACGACCTCGCGCCGTCGACGTTGCGGCTCACCCACGCCGAGCTCACCGACGCGAGCGCCAACCGCTCGCACGAGGCGTTCGGCCGCAATCCCGAGGACGAGCGCGCGTTCTTCCCGGACGCGATCGATCCTCAGACGACACTGCTGCGTGTCGAGCGCCAGGGCGAGCCCGTCGGCGCGATCAACTGGTTCCCGACTCACAACACGAGCATGTCGGGAGACAACCGGCTGATCAGCGCCGACAACAAGGGCTACGCGGCCTACCACTGGGAACGCCGGGTCGAGGGCGTGGACTACCTCGACGACGCCACGCCGGACTTCGTGGCCGCGTTCGCGCAGACCAACGCGGGTGACATGTCGCCCAACCTGGACCTCACGCCGTCGCCCACACCCGAGGACCGCCACCGCACCGCCGAGATCGGCCTGCGGCAGTACCGGGCGGCGGCGGGCCAACTCGACCGCCCCGGTACGCCGCTGCGCGGCGGCCTCGACGCCGCGACCGTCTACATCGACCTCTCCGACGTCACGGTGCGGCCGGAGTTCACCTCCGACGGCCGCGAACACCGCACGTGCGATCCGGCCGTGGGCGCGGCGATGGCGGCGGGCAGCACCGAGGACGGGCCCGCGTTCCCGCTGTTCGCCGAGGGCGACAACCCGCTGCTCGACGCGGTGTCCGACACGATCCTCTACGAGGTCTCGCCCGCACTGCGGGACTGCCAGGCGCCGAAGGCCGTGGCCGTGCCCATCGGGGCGATGAACGACCTCTACCCGTGGGTGACGGAGCGGGTCCCGGTGCAGCTCGTGCGCATCGGGTCGCTGCACCTGATCGCGATCCCCGGCGAGGTGACGATCTCGGCCGGGCTGCGGCTGCGGCAGACGGTCGCGGAGGCCACGGGCGCCGATGTGCGCGACGTCCTCGTGGCCGGGTACAGCAACGGCTACGCCCACTACGTCACCACACCCGAGGAGTACGACGCCCAACACTACGAGGGCGGGTCGACGTTGTTCGGCCGCTGGGAACTCGACGCCCTCCGGCAGACGGCACACGAGCTGGCCACGGCCCTGCGCGACGGTACGGAGGTGCCCGTCGGCACCGCGCCGCCCGACCTCTCGGACCGGCAGCTCACCCTGCAGCCCGGCGTCATCCTCGACACCCCCGTCCTCGGCACGGGGTTCGGGGACGTGCTCACGCAACCGAGGTCGCTGTACCTGCCCGGCGAACGCGCGACCGCCGTCTTCTCGGGAGCACACCCCGGCAACGACCTGCATCGCGGGAGCACGTACGTGGAGGTGCAGCGGTGGCACGACGGTGAGTGGCAGCGCGTCGCCGACGACGGCGACTGGTCCACCACGCTGGAGTGGGCACGGCGCGGAATCTCCGCCTCGACGGTGACCGTGTCGTGGGACGTCCCGGCCGACGCCCCCGACGGCACCTACCGGATCCGCTACCACGGGGATGCGAAGGAGCTGTCGGGAACGGTGCGGGCGTTCACGGGCACCAGCGCGCAGTTCCGCGTCGCCACGTCCGGACATCTCGGACACTGA
- a CDS encoding YncE family protein: MRKRLRRLGVLSAATALAFTLSPTALAEPRTDVMFVGNNWDGTVDLVDARTFEKYQRIDVVEDFDERVSEMRIDQRIAMRIVRASAGEGHDQLVDDIMVSPDGRTMYVSRPSLGDVAAYDIASGEQLWHRRVHGYRSDHMALSPDGGRLLVSATTADVVDVVDTATGEVVADVPTGDFPHENRFSADGSTIYNASIGNVIAPDAALLDGLKGNRELTIIDAETLEVEKVIDFGVGIRPFVVLPDNRTMYAQLSFHNGFVEYDLEEERRTRTVHLPLSDEAKKLKRRDYPLDSAHHGLAVNNDQTKICDAGTISDYAAILSAPALTVDAIVPTGDKPYWAATSPDGRYCFLSNSDSDDISVVSYDDPREIARIPVGDHPQRVRGYTVPTEVLR, from the coding sequence ATGCGGAAGCGACTCCGGCGGCTGGGCGTACTGTCCGCCGCGACGGCTCTGGCGTTCACCCTCTCCCCCACGGCACTGGCCGAGCCCCGCACCGACGTGATGTTCGTCGGCAACAACTGGGACGGCACCGTCGACCTCGTCGACGCCCGCACGTTCGAGAAGTACCAGCGCATCGACGTCGTCGAGGACTTCGACGAGCGGGTCTCCGAGATGCGGATCGACCAGCGCATCGCGATGCGCATCGTCCGCGCGTCCGCGGGCGAGGGGCACGACCAGCTCGTCGACGACATCATGGTGTCGCCGGACGGCCGCACCATGTACGTGTCGCGCCCCAGCCTCGGCGACGTCGCCGCGTACGACATCGCCTCCGGCGAGCAGCTCTGGCACCGGCGGGTCCACGGCTACCGGTCCGACCACATGGCGCTCTCCCCGGACGGCGGCAGGCTGCTCGTGTCCGCCACCACCGCCGACGTCGTCGACGTCGTGGACACGGCCACCGGCGAGGTCGTCGCCGACGTCCCCACCGGCGACTTCCCGCACGAGAACCGCTTCTCCGCCGACGGCAGCACGATCTACAACGCCTCGATCGGCAACGTCATCGCCCCCGACGCCGCACTGCTCGACGGACTCAAGGGCAACCGCGAGCTGACGATCATCGACGCGGAGACGCTGGAGGTCGAGAAGGTCATCGACTTCGGTGTGGGCATCCGCCCGTTCGTGGTGCTCCCCGACAATCGCACGATGTACGCACAGCTGTCGTTCCACAACGGATTCGTCGAGTACGACCTGGAGGAGGAACGGCGGACGCGGACCGTGCACCTGCCGCTGTCGGACGAGGCGAAGAAGCTGAAGCGGCGGGACTACCCGCTCGACTCGGCCCACCACGGGCTCGCCGTGAACAACGACCAAACCAAGATCTGCGACGCCGGGACGATCTCCGACTACGCGGCGATCCTGTCGGCTCCGGCACTCACGGTGGACGCCATCGTGCCGACCGGCGACAAGCCCTACTGGGCCGCCACCTCCCCGGACGGCCGCTACTGCTTCCTGTCCAACAGCGACAGTGACGACATCTCGGTCGTGTCCTACGACGATCCCCGCGAGATCGCCCGCATCCCCGTCGGTGACCACCCGCAGCGGGTCCGCGGCTACACCGTGCCGACGGAGGTGCTGCGGTGA
- a CDS encoding SAM-dependent methyltransferase, producing MGNAAPDTTSGRRPDVDGPHLARESTSAPALGVCTTLARFLQADAPVTITAYDGSRAGAPDAALRIEVRSPAALSYLLSAPGELGLARAYVTGALDVVGDLYAVLRTTSGILDGLDAADKWTILRDLGPRYLRLIPPPPEEAPGRIRRALNGIRRSKGRDSRAIAQHYDVSNRFYELVLGPSMAYTCACYPEPDATLEQAQFHKFDLVCRKLGLRPGMRLLDVGCGWGGMVAHAVEHYGVHAVGVTLSRAQASWAQEQLRRRGLDDRAEIRHGDYRDVTESGFDAVSSIGLTEHVGARNLPGYFRFLAARLRPGGRLLNHCITRPTTREAHRTGPFIDRYVFPDGELEGVGTLVSAMQDNGFEVRHEENLREHYARTLAAWCANLDAHWDDAVREAGLRRARVWALYMAASRLGFERRRIELHQVLGVRPSPSGAASMPLRPDWGV from the coding sequence ATGGGTAACGCAGCGCCCGACACCACCTCGGGCCGACGGCCGGACGTGGACGGGCCGCACCTCGCACGGGAGTCGACGAGCGCGCCCGCCCTGGGCGTCTGCACCACCCTCGCGCGCTTCCTGCAGGCCGACGCGCCCGTCACCATCACCGCGTACGACGGCAGCCGCGCCGGCGCCCCGGACGCGGCGCTGCGCATCGAGGTCCGCTCGCCCGCGGCGCTGTCGTACCTGCTGTCGGCACCCGGCGAACTCGGCCTCGCCCGGGCGTACGTCACGGGTGCGCTCGACGTCGTGGGCGACCTGTACGCGGTCCTGCGCACGACGAGCGGCATCCTGGACGGGCTCGACGCGGCGGACAAGTGGACGATCCTGCGCGATCTCGGCCCCCGGTACCTGCGACTGATTCCGCCGCCGCCCGAGGAGGCACCGGGCCGGATCCGCCGGGCACTCAACGGGATCCGGCGCTCGAAGGGCCGCGACAGCAGGGCGATCGCGCAGCACTACGACGTGTCCAACCGGTTCTACGAGCTCGTGCTCGGGCCGTCGATGGCGTACACGTGCGCGTGCTACCCGGAGCCCGATGCCACCCTCGAACAGGCGCAGTTCCACAAGTTCGACCTCGTGTGCCGCAAGCTGGGGTTGCGGCCGGGCATGCGGCTGCTCGACGTCGGCTGCGGCTGGGGCGGCATGGTGGCCCACGCCGTGGAGCACTACGGGGTGCACGCCGTGGGCGTCACGTTGTCGCGCGCGCAGGCGTCCTGGGCGCAGGAGCAGCTGCGGCGCCGTGGTCTCGACGACCGGGCGGAGATCCGGCACGGCGACTACCGCGACGTCACCGAGAGCGGGTTCGACGCCGTGTCGTCCATCGGCCTCACCGAGCACGTCGGCGCTCGCAACCTGCCCGGCTACTTCCGCTTCCTCGCGGCCCGCCTGCGTCCCGGAGGCCGACTGCTCAACCACTGCATCACCCGGCCGACCACCCGTGAAGCCCACCGCACCGGCCCGTTCATCGACCGCTACGTCTTCCCCGACGGCGAGCTGGAGGGCGTGGGCACGCTCGTCTCGGCCATGCAGGACAACGGCTTCGAGGTACGCCACGAGGAGAACCTGCGCGAGCACTACGCGAGGACCCTCGCGGCGTGGTGCGCCAACCTCGACGCGCACTGGGACGACGCCGTGCGGGAGGCGGGCCTGCGCCGAGCGCGCGTGTGGGCGCTCTACATGGCCGCCTCCCGCCTGGGCTTCGAGCGTCGCCGCATCGAGCTGCACCAGGTGCTGGGCGTGAGGCCGTCGCCCTCGGGTGCGGCGTCGATGCCGTTGCGTCCCGACTGGGGCGTCTGA
- a CDS encoding cytochrome P450: MNRTEFRMALRTLPFLDAHRTVPDRHVRLADDPPKLLLWDPEAIEWLFASDTELDHPGSRSLRPLFGEHSLLWVDGARHTAYRKVLGPPLRGRRLTTYAPLIAETVHEAVDDLAVGRTVALADWTRRVALRIVARLVLGEVDHRTAAVLDDFTTWIDDALGSRPRTLAHRFLRGGLPRSGADLDARLVAWAKSGRTREPATLASLLLQAGGPLEDLRDHDPDLRDQLVSLLFAGHETTASAAAWTLYRLAIDESLRHDVLDELDATADDVPTASAAPLLTAVISESLRLAPPVTVAENRRLRCPARLLGRSLRAGTTLTTSIYLAHRQDDAFPRPLRFDATRFLGRKHPPSTYLPFGGGARRCLGSQLAMLELRLITAAVLRRREWRCLNPSAGTLQLRGHAMAPSSRLRMRVTACRD; encoded by the coding sequence ATGAACCGCACCGAGTTCCGGATGGCGTTGCGGACGCTGCCGTTCCTGGACGCCCATCGCACCGTCCCGGACCGGCACGTCCGCCTCGCGGACGATCCGCCGAAGTTGCTGCTGTGGGATCCCGAGGCGATCGAATGGCTGTTCGCCTCGGACACCGAGCTCGACCATCCGGGCAGCCGCAGTCTCCGGCCGTTGTTCGGCGAGCACTCGCTGCTCTGGGTCGACGGCGCCCGCCACACCGCGTACCGCAAGGTGCTCGGCCCGCCGCTGCGCGGACGGCGCCTCACGACCTACGCACCGTTGATCGCCGAGACCGTCCACGAGGCGGTGGACGACCTGGCCGTGGGGCGGACCGTCGCGCTGGCCGACTGGACGCGCCGGGTCGCCCTGCGGATCGTCGCCCGGCTCGTGCTGGGCGAGGTCGACCACCGCACCGCGGCGGTGCTCGACGACTTCACCACCTGGATCGACGACGCCCTCGGCTCCCGGCCCCGCACGCTGGCCCACCGCTTCCTGCGTGGCGGTCTACCTCGGTCGGGTGCCGACCTCGACGCGCGACTCGTGGCCTGGGCGAAGTCCGGACGCACCCGCGAACCCGCGACGCTCGCGTCGTTGCTGTTGCAGGCCGGCGGCCCGCTGGAGGACCTCCGCGACCACGATCCCGACCTGCGTGACCAGCTCGTGTCGTTGCTGTTCGCCGGGCACGAGACCACCGCGTCGGCCGCGGCCTGGACGCTGTACCGGCTGGCGATCGACGAGTCGTTGCGACACGACGTGCTCGACGAACTCGACGCCACCGCCGACGACGTACCGACCGCGTCGGCGGCACCATTGCTCACCGCGGTCATCTCGGAGTCGCTGCGGCTGGCTCCTCCGGTGACCGTGGCCGAGAACCGGCGGCTGCGCTGCCCCGCCCGGCTCCTCGGCCGCTCGCTGCGGGCGGGAACGACCCTCACCACCAGCATCTACCTCGCGCACCGGCAGGACGACGCCTTCCCTCGACCGCTGCGGTTCGATGCCACGCGGTTCCTCGGCCGCAAGCACCCGCCGTCGACCTACCTCCCGTTCGGCGGCGGGGCCAGACGGTGCCTGGGCAGCCAACTCGCCATGCTGGAACTGCGCCTCATCACCGCGGCCGTGTTGCGGCGACGCGAGTGGCGCTGCCTCAACCCGTCCGCGGGGACACTGCAACTGCGCGGCCACGCGATGGCGCCCTCCTCCCGGCTCCGCATGCGGGTGACCGCATGCCGCGACTGA
- a CDS encoding prenyltransferase/squalene oxidase repeat-containing protein, with protein sequence MTPRVSWLDRTAETVRTLLTDMAADPNGQFEPCVYETARLVALAPSLPHHRQRVAFLLREQRSDGAWGGPAEYDLVTTLSATEALLTERHREGTDPAVTSAADRGVEALSRRLAELDALPDTVAVEIMVPALLSEVNAHLARLGRTPLPEPAGTRADLLDAIRDALAQGHAVPEKLWHSLELFGPSVRGATSVQPVDNRLVGCSPAATAAWLGDDVLGEGQHPGVAYLLSVQHENGGVPVAAPLTLFERAWVLSTLLDTGVPITAPRPVLDRLVDSLHGAFTDDGAAGGAGLPVDVDDTATGLHALALLGSPRSPDVLRGFDRGDHFFCFPEERTPSTSANAHVVQALGTTLALPSNTPVLDETQRAWCSERLDTVVRWLVANQHPDGSWTDKWHASPYYATVCCAVALSRHGGPAANDAVRRAVDWVLAGEQDGGVWGRWEPTREETAYAVRLLLLASDDTDERVAPVAARGARSLLRHWSDERPHPPLWHDKDVYTPTRIIQVEMLAALYAAHTDPRTAPLLAGLSDLSTTSVGTGVG encoded by the coding sequence ATGACACCGCGAGTGTCCTGGCTGGACCGTACGGCCGAGACAGTACGAACCCTGCTCACCGACATGGCCGCCGACCCGAACGGGCAGTTCGAGCCGTGCGTCTACGAGACCGCGCGGCTCGTCGCCCTGGCGCCGTCGCTGCCACACCACCGACAACGGGTGGCGTTCCTGCTGAGGGAGCAGCGCAGCGACGGCGCCTGGGGCGGCCCGGCCGAGTACGACCTCGTCACCACGCTGAGCGCCACCGAGGCGCTGCTGACCGAACGACATCGCGAGGGCACGGACCCGGCCGTCACCTCCGCGGCCGACCGCGGCGTGGAGGCCCTGTCGCGGCGGCTCGCCGAGCTCGACGCGCTGCCCGACACCGTCGCGGTCGAGATCATGGTGCCCGCGCTGCTGTCCGAGGTGAACGCGCACCTCGCCCGGCTGGGACGGACGCCCCTACCGGAGCCCGCCGGCACCCGGGCGGACCTGCTCGACGCGATCCGGGACGCGCTCGCCCAGGGCCATGCCGTGCCGGAGAAGCTCTGGCACTCGCTGGAACTGTTCGGCCCCTCCGTGCGCGGCGCCACCTCCGTGCAGCCCGTCGACAACCGGCTCGTCGGCTGCTCTCCCGCCGCCACGGCGGCGTGGCTGGGCGACGACGTGCTCGGCGAGGGGCAGCATCCCGGTGTCGCCTACCTGCTGTCGGTGCAGCACGAGAACGGCGGCGTCCCCGTGGCCGCGCCGCTGACGCTGTTCGAACGGGCGTGGGTACTGTCCACACTGCTCGACACCGGAGTGCCGATCACGGCGCCGCGTCCGGTACTCGACCGACTCGTCGACAGTCTGCACGGCGCGTTCACCGACGACGGCGCTGCCGGTGGTGCCGGTCTGCCCGTCGACGTGGACGACACGGCGACCGGGCTGCACGCCCTGGCGCTGCTGGGCAGTCCGCGCTCGCCCGACGTCCTGCGCGGTTTCGACCGCGGCGACCACTTCTTCTGCTTCCCGGAGGAGCGCACCCCGTCGACCAGCGCGAACGCCCACGTCGTACAGGCGTTGGGCACGACGCTCGCGCTCCCGTCGAACACGCCCGTGCTCGACGAAACCCAGCGAGCGTGGTGCAGTGAACGGCTGGACACCGTGGTGCGCTGGCTCGTCGCGAACCAGCACCCCGACGGGAGCTGGACCGACAAGTGGCACGCTTCGCCGTACTACGCCACCGTCTGCTGCGCCGTCGCGCTGTCCCGGCACGGCGGGCCCGCGGCGAACGACGCCGTGCGCCGAGCCGTGGACTGGGTGCTCGCCGGCGAACAGGACGGGGGCGTCTGGGGTCGCTGGGAACCGACGCGGGAGGAGACGGCGTACGCGGTGCGGCTGCTCCTGCTCGCGAGCGACGACACCGACGAGCGCGTCGCGCCCGTGGCCGCCCGCGGCGCACGCTCCCTGCTGCGCCACTGGTCGGACGAGCGGCCACACCCGCCGCTGTGGCACGACAAGGACGTCTACACCCCGACCCGGATCATCCAGGTGGAGATGCTGGCGGCGCTGTACGCGGCGCACACCGATCCGCGCACCGCGCCGCTGCTGGCCGGCCTGTCCGACCTCTCCACCACCTCGGTGGGAACCGGAGTGGGATGA
- a CDS encoding UbiA family prenyltransferase — protein sequence GLALALAVSVHTGRITVALAAVGVLLAHVLYNVEPVRLKSRGLPGAVAFACGVVALPSLLTHAAVRSGLLWPTTLVLAGLTVLAAARVVWWSVPDRDADAAAGQRTTSVRRGSVGALRVACVLLALGLAALVWGLWWLGGPIATVVGAAGHAVFVGSAVVLTHRVSAGEPVSSTWLRRTVMPVVLAADVAIVAVALAT from the coding sequence CGGGGCTCGCGCTCGCGCTCGCCGTGTCCGTCCACACCGGACGCATCACGGTCGCGCTCGCGGCGGTGGGGGTCCTGCTCGCGCACGTGCTCTACAACGTCGAGCCGGTGCGGCTGAAGTCCCGCGGACTGCCGGGCGCCGTGGCGTTCGCCTGCGGTGTCGTGGCGTTGCCGAGCCTGCTCACGCACGCCGCGGTGCGGTCCGGCCTGCTGTGGCCGACCACCCTGGTGCTGGCCGGGTTGACGGTGCTCGCGGCCGCCCGCGTCGTGTGGTGGTCGGTGCCCGACCGCGACGCCGACGCCGCCGCGGGTCAGCGCACGACGAGTGTGCGCCGCGGGTCAGTCGGGGCACTGCGGGTGGCGTGCGTGCTCTTGGCACTCGGGCTGGCGGCGCTGGTGTGGGGGCTGTGGTGGCTCGGCGGGCCGATCGCGACCGTCGTGGGCGCGGCCGGACACGCCGTCTTCGTCGGTTCGGCCGTCGTGCTCACCCACCGGGTCTCGGCGGGTGAGCCGGTCAGCTCCACCTGGCTGCGCCGCACCGTCATGCCGGTGGTGCTGGCCGCCGACGTCGCGATCGTGGCGGTCGCCCTCGCCACGTGA